The stretch of DNA AGCTCGTCCGCTTCGCATTCCTTGTTCAGGTAACCGTTGGCACCCATCTTGAACAGGTTCAGCGCGTACTGCTGCGCCGGATACCCGGACAGGATCAGCACCGGCAGATCAGGCTGCCCCTGACGGATGGTGCGCAAGGTGTCGATACCGCTCTGGTCCGGCATAGCGATATCGAGCAACAGCACATCGCAAATTTCGCGACGGGCGATATCCAGCGCTTCGCGCCCGGTACCGGCTTCCGCCACCACCTCGAAATCGTCCGAGGATGAAAAAATCTGTTTAAAGCCTGCTCTTACAATTTGATGGTCGTCACAAATGGCAACGCGTATCATTGTTTCCTCTCGTCGTACCCGCTCGAAGTCGGGCTATCCGCCACCGTGCATCAGCGTCGCTGATAATAAAATAATATTGAAAGAAGTATAGCAGCAATCACGCTCCGCCCGCCGCGCTTTGCGCCAGCGGTGCGCGGGATCCTTAGTCCTGCTTGAGCAAGCCGAGGATCGCCAGCAATTCGCCGCGTATCAAGTCGCGGTCCAGCGGGGGTACAACGGCCGACGGATGCACGCCGTTGACCGCTCCCGCATCATACTCCGCAGCCGCGCTATCGTAGGCACGGCTGTCGAGTTTATTGCGCGCGCCACTGATGGTGAAGCCCTGCTCGTACAACAGTTCCCGGATGCGCCGAATCAGCAGCACCTCGTGGTGCTGGTAATAACGGCGGTTGCCACGCCGCTTGACCGGCTTGAGCTGGGTAAATTCCTGCTCCCAGTAACGCAGCACATGCGGCTTCACGCCGCACAGCTCGCTAACTTCGCCGATGGTGAAGTAGCGTTTGGCCGGGATCGGCGGCAGCACGACCAGTTCGGACTTGGCGAGACGATCGTTCATGACGACTCAGCTCCCGTTCAGGCGGCGCGCGCCATCGGATTGCTCTCTTCGACCATGCCCTTGAGCTTCTGGCTGGCGTGGAAGGTCACGACGCGGCGCGCCGTGATCGGGATCTCTTCGCCGGTCTTCGGGTTGCGGCCTGGACGCTGCGGCTTGTCGCGCAGCTGGAAATTGCCGAAACCGGACAATTTGACGGCTTCGCCGCGTTCCAGCGCATTGCGGATCTCGTCAAAGAAGGTCTCCACCATGTCCTTGGCCTCACGCTTGTTCAGGCCGACCTGCTCGAACAACAGTTCGGCCAGTTCCGCCTTGGTCAGCGTGGGCAAATCTTTTTCAGCATCCTGGCGCACTTTGGCAACCTGCATGGCCCGGTGCAGATCGGCAGCCAATGCGGATTGGAGTACGGCGGAATCAACGTCGTTGTTATTAATTTTCCAGCCCTGCCTTATATCAAAAATGAACAAGTCCGGCGCAGGCCGGACTCCCTATTAGTCAAAAATGCAATACTTACTAGCGCAGACGCGCACCATGTTTCTGCTTGGCGGCATCGCTGGCGGCAGCCATGACGGCTTCGACCACATCGTCTTGCAGCGTGTTTTGAGTATCTTGCAAGCTAAAGCGGAAAGCAAGCGATTTTTCGTCTGCCTCCAAACCTTTACCACGATATTCATCAAACAAAACAATGGCTTGCACAATTTTTCCCTGAGGAATTGTTTGCAAAGCATCATTGAATGCGTCCAGCAAATCCTGCGCTGGAATCGTTTGCCTGACGACCACCGCCAGGTCACGGGTCGCACCCGGGAACTTGGAGATCTCATCATACTTTGGCACTGGACGTTGCTGCAAGGCAAGCGCATCAAGTTCGAACACAATCGGTGCATTGGGCAGCTCGTATTTCTGCAACCAGCGTGGATGCAGTTCGCCGAGGAAGCCAATGACGTTACCATTCAGCAACACATGAGCCGAGCGGCCTGGGTGCAGCGCCGGGTGTTCGGCCTTGACGAAACGCAGTGCCAGCGGCGCGAACAGGTGCTCCAGGTCGGCCTTGACGTCGAAGAAGTCGATGGCGCGGGTGTCCTGGCCCCATTGCTCGTCCGAAGCTGGGCCGTAGGCAATGCCGGCCACGCGTTTCGGCTGGTGATAGCCGGCCACGGTCAGCGGGCCGTCCGGCACACTGTCGTCACGCTGGTAGATGGCGCCGATTTCAAACGCGCGCACCCGGCTGGCCTTGCGGTTCAGGTTGTAGCGCACATTGGCCACCAGGCTGCCGACCAGGGTCGAACGCATCACGCTCAGCTGGCTGGCGATCGGGTTCTGCAGCTTGATCGGATTGCTGTTGCCGCCGAAGTCCTGCTCCCACTGGGCTTCCACGAAGCTCATGTTGACCACTTCCTGGTAACCCAGGTCGGCCAGCTGGTGGCGCACCGCAAACAGCGAACGGGTGTTTTCCGGCGCAATGATCATGGTGTTGGCAGCCACCGGCGCCACGGTCGGGATGTTCTCGAAGCCGTAGACGCGCGCCACTTCCTCGATCAGGTCTTCCTCGATTTCAATGTCGAAGCGGTACGACGGCGACGTTACCGAGAACACGCCATCGGCCAGCGTGAACGGCAGCGCCAGGCGGGTGAAGATATCCGCGATAACCTTGTCGTCCAGCGCCACGCCAATGACTTTCTGCGCGCGCGCGGTGCGCAGTTGCACCGGCTCACGCTTCGGCAGGTTGACGATCTGGTCGTCCACCGGGCCCACCTGCGTGTGGCTGGTGCCGCAGATTTCCACCAGCAGCGCGGTAATGCGCTCGATGTGCTCAACAGTGGTCGCATAATCGACGCCACGCTCGAAGCGGTGCGCCGCATCGGTCGAGAAGTTGTACTTGCGGGCGCGGCCCTGGATGGCGTTCGGCCACCAGAATGCTGCTTCCAGATAGATGTTTTGGGTGTCCAGCGAGACGGCCGTGGCGTCGCCGCCCATGATGCCGGCCAGCGATTCGAGTGCCTGGTCGTCGGCGATCACGCCCACCCATTCGTCGACCTGGATGGTGTTACCGTTGAGCAGCTTGAGCGATTCGCCCTTGCGGCCCCAGCGCACGTCCAAGCCGCCGTGGATCTTGTCCAGGTCGAACACATGGCTCGGACGGCCCAGTTCCAGCATCACGTAGTTGGAGATGTCCACCAGTGCCGACACCGGACGCTGGCCGCTGCGCTCCAGGCGCTGCTTCATCCAGTCCGGCGTGACCGCCTTG from Duganella dendranthematis encodes:
- a CDS encoding response regulator, which produces MIRVAICDDHQIVRAGFKQIFSSSDDFEVVAEAGTGREALDIARREICDVLLLDIAMPDQSGIDTLRTIRQGQPDLPVLILSGYPAQQYALNLFKMGANGYLNKECEADELITAVRTVFQGRRYVSSQVGELLAQSFDRDPNKAPHTELSDREFQVFLRLARGSTVSDIGVALSLSIKTVSTYRTRIMEKMGMQSNSDLTYYAMKNNLLD
- a CDS encoding MerR family transcriptional regulator, which codes for MNDRLAKSELVVLPPIPAKRYFTIGEVSELCGVKPHVLRYWEQEFTQLKPVKRRGNRRYYQHHEVLLIRRIRELLYEQGFTISGARNKLDSRAYDSAAAEYDAGAVNGVHPSAVVPPLDRDLIRGELLAILGLLKQD
- a CDS encoding integration host factor subunit alpha; the encoded protein is MQVAKVRQDAEKDLPTLTKAELAELLFEQVGLNKREAKDMVETFFDEIRNALERGEAVKLSGFGNFQLRDKPQRPGRNPKTGEEIPITARRVVTFHASQKLKGMVEESNPMARAA
- the pheT gene encoding phenylalanine--tRNA ligase subunit beta, with the translated sequence MQFSENWLRTMVDPKMTSDELAHLLTMSGLEVEEVEPVAPPFSNVVVGHVREMAKHPNADRLNVCEVDVGTGTLLTIVCGAPNVRPGLKVVCAMAGAVLPPGADGKPFEIKVGQLRGVESQGMLCSAKELKLSEEGSGLLELPDDAPVGQNFRDYYALNDLKFTIKLTPNKADCLSVLGVAREVSALTGVELMVPTFRAATVNLDEKLPVKISAPDLCGRFSGRVIRGLNAKAVTPDWMKQRLERSGQRPVSALVDISNYVMLELGRPSHVFDLDKIHGGLDVRWGRKGESLKLLNGNTIQVDEWVGVIADDQALESLAGIMGGDATAVSLDTQNIYLEAAFWWPNAIQGRARKYNFSTDAAHRFERGVDYATTVEHIERITALLVEICGTSHTQVGPVDDQIVNLPKREPVQLRTARAQKVIGVALDDKVIADIFTRLALPFTLADGVFSVTSPSYRFDIEIEEDLIEEVARVYGFENIPTVAPVAANTMIIAPENTRSLFAVRHQLADLGYQEVVNMSFVEAQWEQDFGGNSNPIKLQNPIASQLSVMRSTLVGSLVANVRYNLNRKASRVRAFEIGAIYQRDDSVPDGPLTVAGYHQPKRVAGIAYGPASDEQWGQDTRAIDFFDVKADLEHLFAPLALRFVKAEHPALHPGRSAHVLLNGNVIGFLGELHPRWLQKYELPNAPIVFELDALALQQRPVPKYDEISKFPGATRDLAVVVRQTIPAQDLLDAFNDALQTIPQGKIVQAIVLFDEYRGKGLEADEKSLAFRFSLQDTQNTLQDDVVEAVMAAASDAAKQKHGARLR